A region of Vicia villosa cultivar HV-30 ecotype Madison, WI unplaced genomic scaffold, Vvil1.0 ctg.000029F_1_1_1, whole genome shotgun sequence DNA encodes the following proteins:
- the LOC131622272 gene encoding two-component response regulator ARR22-like, translating into MDNAMKDGSEVITFTDIDADRQTGPRIIRALVVDNDDHIRKTHEDILKTLGVETRSVKTGQEALEIISYDRIYDLILIRRTLPVKDGIEVTKMLRSMEYPGTIIGVSHYPLTEEQAKEFYRAGLDGCIDYETPLRDKTVESLVSSIPPPQPWQKRVNYNVEYNSFFRPDSPFRFGQIYHSSSGPGSGSSSCKSRKSHK; encoded by the exons ATGGACAATGCAATGAAAGACGGATCCGAAGTCATAACGTTCACTGATATTGACGCTGATCGTCAAACGGGCCCTCGAATAATAAGAGCACTTGTTGTGGACAATGATGACCACATTCGAAAGACTCATGAAGATATTTTGAAAACACTTGGTGTGGAAACTCGTTCAGTGAAAACTGGCCAAGAAGCCTTAGAAATAATTTCTTATGATCGGATCTATGACCTAATCCTCATTCGTAGGACTTTGCCCGTCAAAGATGGAATTGAG GTGACAAAGATGCTGCGAAGCATGGAGTACCCTGGAACTATTATTGGTGTGTCACATTATCCCCTTACAGAAGAACAAGCGAAAGAATTTTATAGAGCAGGGCTAGATGGTTGCATTGATTATGAGACACCGTTGAGAGATAAAACGGTTGAATCACTGGTTAGCAGTATTCCACCTCCCCAACCCTGGCAGAAAAGAGTTAATTATAATGTAGAATACAATTCTTTTTTCCGTCCTGATTCTCCTTTTCGTTTCGGCCAGATTTATCATTCAAGTTCTGGTCCTGGTTCAGGTTCAAGTTCTTGCAAATCTCGCAAATCTCACAAATAG
- the LOC131622273 gene encoding two-component response regulator 24-like, translating into MVSISDHKGKQIMLSDSEDSEDDDLSPSPHRKIIRALVVHHDDHIGKVHEVTLNRLGVETRSVKTSQEAIKIICIEEVYDLILLGRYLPVIDGVQMTKMLRDMEYPTTIVGVTRFLTEVQREEFFSAGLDGCIDNEAPLTDKTLACIVESIPRRQTWKKRNFYSTIYKSFHRPSVPFGPGSTATSRDISKKD; encoded by the exons ATGGTCAGTATAAGTGATCATAAAGGTAAACAAATAATGTTATCTGATAGTGAAGATAGTGAAGATGATGATCTTTCACCAAGCCCCCATCGAAAAATAATAAGAGCACTTGTTGTGCACCATGATGACCACATTGGAAAGGTTCATGAAGTTACGTTGAATAGACTTGGTGTGGAAACTCGTTCAGTGAAAACTAGCCAAGAagctataaaaataatttgtattgaGGAAGTCTATGACTTAATTCTCCTTGGTAGGTATTTACCTGTCATTGATGGGGTTCAG ATGACGAAGATGCTGCGAGACATGGAGTACCCTACAACGATTGTTGGCGTGACGCGTTTCCTTACAGAAGTACAACGGGAAGAATTTTTCAGTGCAGGGCTAGACGGTTGCATTGATAACGAGGCACCCTTGACCGATAAAACGCTTGCATGCATTGTTGAAAGTATTCCCCGTCGCCAAACCTGGAAGAAAAGAAATTTTTATAGTACAATTTACAAATCTTTTCACCGTCCTAGTGTTCCTTTTGGTCCTGGTTCAACCGCTACTTCTAGAGACATTTCTAAAAAAGATTAA